In Oreochromis niloticus isolate F11D_XX linkage group LG18, O_niloticus_UMD_NMBU, whole genome shotgun sequence, one genomic interval encodes:
- the oc90 gene encoding otoconin-90 isoform X1, giving the protein MLEALITLMTHFFTSSSGQEPQVRVMFLTWMFLLSALPNALSAGSIFCPDPEADHMTDCLGLRFTWIHSVFDNFPSMLSFVSKLHCATGICPRDLEDYGCSCRYVAAGNPMDALDVCCEAHRLCYQNAAPCRQELPLAPYNFSCPAAANTSCDAADLCQQRFCECDRAAIDCMTQSPYNSTLRGLADTSCSATNQTVWQNGTKSMTRAVEDEEESGSKSLINTDLLGGVEETGEVFRAADVLPVENTSESFNFSSSFFLSAAVTTGRVDNQSDTEAVEYNLSTPAPLMPAEELEEGTGGAAEVEEAEMTHLSYISKVLNESATEEALEQEEINGDQMTHNPPAISRDSGLRVHGEETPTEAESKLTSSLSSAAEITEVNETGTSAPLDHILPSTPPRTTTPRELTSAAVEESAETGVILASTTTNTSPSESSEEEGNGKEEEDNEEEQESGELVFDVLKTTTMTTATTASATRKTPHTGETLPTSATTTSSSAASVRTIAETTQRRPATSVTPRWEVHTRSTTAADLKPPPRSTSEAGSEEKTGTTTVKPPSVEGGEEDDSREKDSDDWFTPQRRAVPFFAWSLLESVGLTDIHLQPDTKAECSHSFSVYASDGQSRREMPALGEMLHCLTGRCPHEYEMYGCYCGQEGGSQPLDQLDRCCFFHHCCLKQISSMGCRPERKLKAQISCENAKPRCQGVTVCDKLQCVCDKTTAECMAAAHFNHSLPTPQCHGPTPPCRRASRPPKPLRFSPQSSEESDMEVGDASSEEDTAANTPPPQQPPHSHDSSDLKDNEKLTPSAGSPGDVTHPPPLPPPPSPAASSEESGERLTLSGVQNQNLRPSAGQGQGQQPGERKEEEQEGGEEEEEEGGKEEEVEEEEETEKEEEEK; this is encoded by the exons ATGCTTGAGGCTTTAATAACGTTAATGACACACTTCTTCACCTCATCGAGCGGACAGGAGCCACAG GTACGAGTCATGTTCCTGACGTGGATGTTTCTGCTGTCTGCTCTTCCAAACG CGCTTTCCGCCGGCTCCATCTTCTGTCCGGACCCGGAGGCAGATCACATGACTG ATTGTCTTGGGCTGCGCTTCACCTGGATACACTCGGTCTTCGATAACTTCCCCTCCATGCTGAGCTTTGTGTCGAAGCTGCACTGTGCGACGGGGATTTGCCCACGTGACCTGGAAGATTATGGCTGCTCCTGCAGATATGTGGCAGCTGGAAACCCCATGGATGCTCTGGACGT GTGCTGCGAGGCTCACCGGCTGTGTTACCAGAACGCTGCCCCCTGCAGGCAGGAGCTGCCGCTCGCCCCGTACAACTTCAGCTGTCCAGCAGCTGCAAACACCAGCTGCG ATGCTGCTGATTTGTGTCAGCAGAGGTTCTGTGAATGCGACCGAGCCGCCATCGACTGCATGACTCAGAGCCCCTACAACTCAACGCTGAGAGGCCTCGCTGACACGTCCTGCTCAGCTACAAATCAAACAG TTTGGCAAAATGGGACCAAATCCATGACTCGTGCTgtggaggacgaggaggagagTGGATCAAAATCACTGATCAATACAG ATCTGCTCGGTGGCGTCGAGGAGACAGGTGAAGTCTTCAGAGCAGCAG ATGTTCTCCCAGTAGAAAACACCTCAGAAAGCTTTAATTTCTCCAGCTCGTTCTTCCTGTCAGCAG CAGTAACAACAGGCAGGGTGGATAACCAGAGTGACACCGAGGCCGTGGAGTACAACCTCAGCACTCCAGCACCGCTGATGCCTGCTG AGGAGCTTGAGGAAGGCACAGGAGGTGCAGCGGAGGTGGAAGAGGCAGAGATGACACACCTGAGTTATATCTCTAAAG TTCTGAATGAGAGCGCCACAGAGGAAGCACTCGAGCAGGAAGAGATAAATGGGGATCAGATGACCCACAATCCTCCAGCAATCAGCCGGG ATTCAGGTTTGCGCGTTCATGGTGAAGAGACGCCAACTGAAGCAGAATCCAAGCTGACCTCTTCACTGAGCTCTGCTGCTGAAATCACAGAGGTGAATGAAACAGGAACATCAGCGCCGCTCGATCACATTTTACCATCGACTCCTCCGAGAACTACAACTCCCAGAGAGCTGACATCAGCGGCTGTGGAAGAATCAGCCGAGACAG GTGTAATCTTAGCCTCAACAACAACCAACACGAGTCCTTCTGAGTCATCTGAGGAGGAAGGAAAtgggaaagaggaggaggacaaTGAAGAGGAGCAGGAGTCTGGTGAGCTCG TCTTTGATGTGCTCAAAACTACAACAatgacaacagcaacaacagcgTCAGCCACAAGGAAAACTCCTCACACAG GTGAAACGCTCCCAACATCCGCAACAACCACATCTTCATCAGCGGCTTCAGTGAGAACCATCGCAGAGACGACGCAGAGGAGACCGGCCACCTCCGTCACACCGCGTTGGGAGGTCCACACCCGAAGCACAACAGCAGCGGATTTAAAACCTCCGCCACGCTCCACCAGCGAGGCTGGATCCGAGGAAAAGACCGGAACGACAACGGTCAAACCTCCGAGTGtggaaggaggagaggaggacgaCTCGCGGGAGAAAGACTCGGACG ACTGGTTCACTCCTCAGAGGAGGGCGGTGCCGTTCTTCGCCTGGTCCCTGCTGGAGTCTGTTGGGCTGACCGACATACACTTGCAGCCAGACACCAAAG CAGAATGCAGTCACTCCTTCAGCGTGTACGCCAGCGACGGTCAGTCCAGACGGGAGATGCCAGCGCTGGGGGAGATGCTCCACTGCCTGACGGGACGCTGCCCGCACGAGTACGAGATGTACGGCTGCTACTGCGGACAGGAGGGCGGCAGTCAGCCTCTGGATCAGCTGGACAG GTGTTGCTTCTTCCACCATTGCTGCCTGAAGCAGATCAGCTCGATGGGCTGCAGGCCGGAGAGGAAGCTCAAGGCTCAGATCTCCTGTGAGAACGCAAAACCACGAT GTCAGGGGGTCACTGTGTGCGACAAACTGCAGTGTGTATGCGACAAAACCACAGCAGAGTGCATGGCGGCCGCACACTTTAACCACAGTCTGCCGACGCCGCAGTGCCACGGGCCAACGCCCCCCTGCCGCCGAGCCAGCAGACCCCCCAAACCTCTGAGGTTCTCCCCCCAGTCCAGCGAGGAGTCGGACATGGAGGTCGGGGACGCCAGCAGTGAGGAGGACACGGCTGCAAACACACCTCCACCTCAGCAACCTCCTCACAG CCATGACAGCTCCGACCTGAAGGACAACGAGAAGTTGACTCCTTCTGCTGGATCACCCGGAGACGTGacacatcctcctcctctccctccccctCCTTCTCCTGCTGCCTCCAGTGAGGAGAGCGGGGAGCGACTGACACTCAGCGGGGTTCAAAACCAGAACCTGAGGCCGAGTGCAGGGCAGGGCCAGGGCCAGCAAccgggagagagaaaggaggaggagcaagagggaggagaggaagaggaggaggaaggtggaaaagaagaagaagtagaggaagaggaggaaacagagaaagaggaggaggaaaaatag
- the oc90 gene encoding otoconin-90 isoform X6 encodes MLEALITLMTHFFTSSSGQEPQVRVMFLTWMFLLSALPNALSAGSIFCPDPEADHMTDCLGLRFTWIHSVFDNFPSMLSFVSKLHCATGICPRDLEDYGCSCRYVAAGNPMDALDVCCEAHRLCYQNAAPCRQELPLAPYNFSCPAAANTSCDAADLCQQRFCECDRAAIDCMTQSPYNSTLRGLADTSCSATNQTVWQNGTKSMTRAVEDEEESGSKSLINTDLLGGVEETGEVFRAADVLPVENTSESFNFSSSFFLSAAVTTGRVDNQSDTEAVEYNLSTPAPLMPAEELEEGTGGAAEVEEAEMTHLSYISKDSGLRVHGEETPTEAESKLTSSLSSAAEITEVNETGTSAPLDHILPSTPPRTTTPRELTSAAVEESAETGVILASTTTNTSPSESSEEEGNGKEEEDNEEEQESGELVFDVLKTTTMTTATTASATRKTPHTGETLPTSATTTSSSAASVRTIAETTQRRPATSVTPRWEVHTRSTTAADLKPPPRSTSEAGSEEKTGTTTVKPPSVEGGEEDDSREKDSDDWFTPQRRAVPFFAWSLLESVGLTDIHLQPDTKAECSHSFSVYASDGQSRREMPALGEMLHCLTGRCPHEYEMYGCYCGQEGGSQPLDQLDRCCFFHHCCLKQISSMGCRPERKLKAQISCENAKPRCQGVTVCDKLQCVCDKTTAECMAAAHFNHSLPTPQCHGPTPPCRRASRPPKPLRFSPQSSEESDMEVGDASSEEDTAANTPPPQQPPHSHDSSDLKDNEKLTPSAGSPGDVTHPPPLPPPPSPAASSEESGERLTLSGVQNQNLRPSAGQGQGQQPGERKEEEQEGGEEEEEEGGKEEEVEEEEETEKEEEEK; translated from the exons ATGCTTGAGGCTTTAATAACGTTAATGACACACTTCTTCACCTCATCGAGCGGACAGGAGCCACAG GTACGAGTCATGTTCCTGACGTGGATGTTTCTGCTGTCTGCTCTTCCAAACG CGCTTTCCGCCGGCTCCATCTTCTGTCCGGACCCGGAGGCAGATCACATGACTG ATTGTCTTGGGCTGCGCTTCACCTGGATACACTCGGTCTTCGATAACTTCCCCTCCATGCTGAGCTTTGTGTCGAAGCTGCACTGTGCGACGGGGATTTGCCCACGTGACCTGGAAGATTATGGCTGCTCCTGCAGATATGTGGCAGCTGGAAACCCCATGGATGCTCTGGACGT GTGCTGCGAGGCTCACCGGCTGTGTTACCAGAACGCTGCCCCCTGCAGGCAGGAGCTGCCGCTCGCCCCGTACAACTTCAGCTGTCCAGCAGCTGCAAACACCAGCTGCG ATGCTGCTGATTTGTGTCAGCAGAGGTTCTGTGAATGCGACCGAGCCGCCATCGACTGCATGACTCAGAGCCCCTACAACTCAACGCTGAGAGGCCTCGCTGACACGTCCTGCTCAGCTACAAATCAAACAG TTTGGCAAAATGGGACCAAATCCATGACTCGTGCTgtggaggacgaggaggagagTGGATCAAAATCACTGATCAATACAG ATCTGCTCGGTGGCGTCGAGGAGACAGGTGAAGTCTTCAGAGCAGCAG ATGTTCTCCCAGTAGAAAACACCTCAGAAAGCTTTAATTTCTCCAGCTCGTTCTTCCTGTCAGCAG CAGTAACAACAGGCAGGGTGGATAACCAGAGTGACACCGAGGCCGTGGAGTACAACCTCAGCACTCCAGCACCGCTGATGCCTGCTG AGGAGCTTGAGGAAGGCACAGGAGGTGCAGCGGAGGTGGAAGAGGCAGAGATGACACACCTGAGTTATATCTCTAAAG ATTCAGGTTTGCGCGTTCATGGTGAAGAGACGCCAACTGAAGCAGAATCCAAGCTGACCTCTTCACTGAGCTCTGCTGCTGAAATCACAGAGGTGAATGAAACAGGAACATCAGCGCCGCTCGATCACATTTTACCATCGACTCCTCCGAGAACTACAACTCCCAGAGAGCTGACATCAGCGGCTGTGGAAGAATCAGCCGAGACAG GTGTAATCTTAGCCTCAACAACAACCAACACGAGTCCTTCTGAGTCATCTGAGGAGGAAGGAAAtgggaaagaggaggaggacaaTGAAGAGGAGCAGGAGTCTGGTGAGCTCG TCTTTGATGTGCTCAAAACTACAACAatgacaacagcaacaacagcgTCAGCCACAAGGAAAACTCCTCACACAG GTGAAACGCTCCCAACATCCGCAACAACCACATCTTCATCAGCGGCTTCAGTGAGAACCATCGCAGAGACGACGCAGAGGAGACCGGCCACCTCCGTCACACCGCGTTGGGAGGTCCACACCCGAAGCACAACAGCAGCGGATTTAAAACCTCCGCCACGCTCCACCAGCGAGGCTGGATCCGAGGAAAAGACCGGAACGACAACGGTCAAACCTCCGAGTGtggaaggaggagaggaggacgaCTCGCGGGAGAAAGACTCGGACG ACTGGTTCACTCCTCAGAGGAGGGCGGTGCCGTTCTTCGCCTGGTCCCTGCTGGAGTCTGTTGGGCTGACCGACATACACTTGCAGCCAGACACCAAAG CAGAATGCAGTCACTCCTTCAGCGTGTACGCCAGCGACGGTCAGTCCAGACGGGAGATGCCAGCGCTGGGGGAGATGCTCCACTGCCTGACGGGACGCTGCCCGCACGAGTACGAGATGTACGGCTGCTACTGCGGACAGGAGGGCGGCAGTCAGCCTCTGGATCAGCTGGACAG GTGTTGCTTCTTCCACCATTGCTGCCTGAAGCAGATCAGCTCGATGGGCTGCAGGCCGGAGAGGAAGCTCAAGGCTCAGATCTCCTGTGAGAACGCAAAACCACGAT GTCAGGGGGTCACTGTGTGCGACAAACTGCAGTGTGTATGCGACAAAACCACAGCAGAGTGCATGGCGGCCGCACACTTTAACCACAGTCTGCCGACGCCGCAGTGCCACGGGCCAACGCCCCCCTGCCGCCGAGCCAGCAGACCCCCCAAACCTCTGAGGTTCTCCCCCCAGTCCAGCGAGGAGTCGGACATGGAGGTCGGGGACGCCAGCAGTGAGGAGGACACGGCTGCAAACACACCTCCACCTCAGCAACCTCCTCACAG CCATGACAGCTCCGACCTGAAGGACAACGAGAAGTTGACTCCTTCTGCTGGATCACCCGGAGACGTGacacatcctcctcctctccctccccctCCTTCTCCTGCTGCCTCCAGTGAGGAGAGCGGGGAGCGACTGACACTCAGCGGGGTTCAAAACCAGAACCTGAGGCCGAGTGCAGGGCAGGGCCAGGGCCAGCAAccgggagagagaaaggaggaggagcaagagggaggagaggaagaggaggaggaaggtggaaaagaagaagaagtagaggaagaggaggaaacagagaaagaggaggaggaaaaatag
- the oc90 gene encoding otoconin-90 isoform X5 — protein sequence MFLTWMFLLSALPNALSAGSIFCPDPEADHMTDCLGLRFTWIHSVFDNFPSMLSFVSKLHCATGICPRDLEDYGCSCRYVAAGNPMDALDVCCEAHRLCYQNAAPCRQELPLAPYNFSCPAAANTSCDAADLCQQRFCECDRAAIDCMTQSPYNSTLRGLADTSCSATNQTVWQNGTKSMTRAVEDEEESGSKSLINTDLLGGVEETGEVFRAADVLPVENTSESFNFSSSFFLSAAVTTGRVDNQSDTEAVEYNLSTPAPLMPAEELEEGTGGAAEVEEAEMTHLSYISKVLNESATEEALEQEEINGDQMTHNPPAISRDSGLRVHGEETPTEAESKLTSSLSSAAEITEVNETGTSAPLDHILPSTPPRTTTPRELTSAAVEESAETGVILASTTTNTSPSESSEEEGNGKEEEDNEEEQESGELVFDVLKTTTMTTATTASATRKTPHTGETLPTSATTTSSSAASVRTIAETTQRRPATSVTPRWEVHTRSTTAADLKPPPRSTSEAGSEEKTGTTTVKPPSVEGGEEDDSREKDSDDWFTPQRRAVPFFAWSLLESVGLTDIHLQPDTKAECSHSFSVYASDGQSRREMPALGEMLHCLTGRCPHEYEMYGCYCGQEGGSQPLDQLDRCCFFHHCCLKQISSMGCRPERKLKAQISCENAKPRCQGVTVCDKLQCVCDKTTAECMAAAHFNHSLPTPQCHGPTPPCRRASRPPKPLRFSPQSSEESDMEVGDASSEEDTAANTPPPQQPPHSHDSSDLKDNEKLTPSAGSPGDVTHPPPLPPPPSPAASSEESGERLTLSGVQNQNLRPSAGQGQGQQPGERKEEEQEGGEEEEEEGGKEEEVEEEEETEKEEEEK from the exons ATGTTCCTGACGTGGATGTTTCTGCTGTCTGCTCTTCCAAACG CGCTTTCCGCCGGCTCCATCTTCTGTCCGGACCCGGAGGCAGATCACATGACTG ATTGTCTTGGGCTGCGCTTCACCTGGATACACTCGGTCTTCGATAACTTCCCCTCCATGCTGAGCTTTGTGTCGAAGCTGCACTGTGCGACGGGGATTTGCCCACGTGACCTGGAAGATTATGGCTGCTCCTGCAGATATGTGGCAGCTGGAAACCCCATGGATGCTCTGGACGT GTGCTGCGAGGCTCACCGGCTGTGTTACCAGAACGCTGCCCCCTGCAGGCAGGAGCTGCCGCTCGCCCCGTACAACTTCAGCTGTCCAGCAGCTGCAAACACCAGCTGCG ATGCTGCTGATTTGTGTCAGCAGAGGTTCTGTGAATGCGACCGAGCCGCCATCGACTGCATGACTCAGAGCCCCTACAACTCAACGCTGAGAGGCCTCGCTGACACGTCCTGCTCAGCTACAAATCAAACAG TTTGGCAAAATGGGACCAAATCCATGACTCGTGCTgtggaggacgaggaggagagTGGATCAAAATCACTGATCAATACAG ATCTGCTCGGTGGCGTCGAGGAGACAGGTGAAGTCTTCAGAGCAGCAG ATGTTCTCCCAGTAGAAAACACCTCAGAAAGCTTTAATTTCTCCAGCTCGTTCTTCCTGTCAGCAG CAGTAACAACAGGCAGGGTGGATAACCAGAGTGACACCGAGGCCGTGGAGTACAACCTCAGCACTCCAGCACCGCTGATGCCTGCTG AGGAGCTTGAGGAAGGCACAGGAGGTGCAGCGGAGGTGGAAGAGGCAGAGATGACACACCTGAGTTATATCTCTAAAG TTCTGAATGAGAGCGCCACAGAGGAAGCACTCGAGCAGGAAGAGATAAATGGGGATCAGATGACCCACAATCCTCCAGCAATCAGCCGGG ATTCAGGTTTGCGCGTTCATGGTGAAGAGACGCCAACTGAAGCAGAATCCAAGCTGACCTCTTCACTGAGCTCTGCTGCTGAAATCACAGAGGTGAATGAAACAGGAACATCAGCGCCGCTCGATCACATTTTACCATCGACTCCTCCGAGAACTACAACTCCCAGAGAGCTGACATCAGCGGCTGTGGAAGAATCAGCCGAGACAG GTGTAATCTTAGCCTCAACAACAACCAACACGAGTCCTTCTGAGTCATCTGAGGAGGAAGGAAAtgggaaagaggaggaggacaaTGAAGAGGAGCAGGAGTCTGGTGAGCTCG TCTTTGATGTGCTCAAAACTACAACAatgacaacagcaacaacagcgTCAGCCACAAGGAAAACTCCTCACACAG GTGAAACGCTCCCAACATCCGCAACAACCACATCTTCATCAGCGGCTTCAGTGAGAACCATCGCAGAGACGACGCAGAGGAGACCGGCCACCTCCGTCACACCGCGTTGGGAGGTCCACACCCGAAGCACAACAGCAGCGGATTTAAAACCTCCGCCACGCTCCACCAGCGAGGCTGGATCCGAGGAAAAGACCGGAACGACAACGGTCAAACCTCCGAGTGtggaaggaggagaggaggacgaCTCGCGGGAGAAAGACTCGGACG ACTGGTTCACTCCTCAGAGGAGGGCGGTGCCGTTCTTCGCCTGGTCCCTGCTGGAGTCTGTTGGGCTGACCGACATACACTTGCAGCCAGACACCAAAG CAGAATGCAGTCACTCCTTCAGCGTGTACGCCAGCGACGGTCAGTCCAGACGGGAGATGCCAGCGCTGGGGGAGATGCTCCACTGCCTGACGGGACGCTGCCCGCACGAGTACGAGATGTACGGCTGCTACTGCGGACAGGAGGGCGGCAGTCAGCCTCTGGATCAGCTGGACAG GTGTTGCTTCTTCCACCATTGCTGCCTGAAGCAGATCAGCTCGATGGGCTGCAGGCCGGAGAGGAAGCTCAAGGCTCAGATCTCCTGTGAGAACGCAAAACCACGAT GTCAGGGGGTCACTGTGTGCGACAAACTGCAGTGTGTATGCGACAAAACCACAGCAGAGTGCATGGCGGCCGCACACTTTAACCACAGTCTGCCGACGCCGCAGTGCCACGGGCCAACGCCCCCCTGCCGCCGAGCCAGCAGACCCCCCAAACCTCTGAGGTTCTCCCCCCAGTCCAGCGAGGAGTCGGACATGGAGGTCGGGGACGCCAGCAGTGAGGAGGACACGGCTGCAAACACACCTCCACCTCAGCAACCTCCTCACAG CCATGACAGCTCCGACCTGAAGGACAACGAGAAGTTGACTCCTTCTGCTGGATCACCCGGAGACGTGacacatcctcctcctctccctccccctCCTTCTCCTGCTGCCTCCAGTGAGGAGAGCGGGGAGCGACTGACACTCAGCGGGGTTCAAAACCAGAACCTGAGGCCGAGTGCAGGGCAGGGCCAGGGCCAGCAAccgggagagagaaaggaggaggagcaagagggaggagaggaagaggaggaggaaggtggaaaagaagaagaagtagaggaagaggaggaaacagagaaagaggaggaggaaaaatag
- the oc90 gene encoding otoconin-90 isoform X8: MLEALITLMTHFFTSSSGQEPQVRVMFLTWMFLLSALPNALSAGSIFCPDPEADHMTDCLGLRFTWIHSVFDNFPSMLSFVSKLHCATGICPRDLEDYGCSCRYVAAGNPMDALDVCCEAHRLCYQNAAPCRQELPLAPYNFSCPAAANTSCDAADLCQQRFCECDRAAIDCMTQSPYNSTLRGLADTSCSATNQTVWQNGTKSMTRAVEDEEESGSKSLINTDLLGGVEETGEVFRAADVLPVENTSESFNFSSSFFLSAAVTTGRVDNQSDTEAVEYNLSTPAPLMPAEELEEGTGGAAEVEEAEMTHLSYISKVLNESATEEALEQEEINGDQMTHNPPAISRDSGLRVHGEETPTEAESKLTSSLSSAAEITEVNETGTSAPLDHILPSTPPRTTTPRELTSAAVEESAETGVILASTTTNTSPSESSEEEGNGKEEEDNEEEQESGELVFDVLKTTTMTTATTASATRKTPHTDWFTPQRRAVPFFAWSLLESVGLTDIHLQPDTKECSHSFSVYASDGQSRREMPALGEMLHCLTGRCPHEYEMYGCYCGQEGGSQPLDQLDRCCFFHHCCLKQISSMGCRPERKLKAQISCENAKPRCQGVTVCDKLQCVCDKTTAECMAAAHFNHSLPTPQCHGPTPPCRRASRPPKPLRFSPQSSEESDMEVGDASSEEDTAANTPPPQQPPHSHDSSDLKDNEKLTPSAGSPGDVTHPPPLPPPPSPAASSEESGERLTLSGVQNQNLRPSAGQGQGQQPGERKEEEQEGGEEEEEEGGKEEEVEEEEETEKEEEEK; encoded by the exons ATGCTTGAGGCTTTAATAACGTTAATGACACACTTCTTCACCTCATCGAGCGGACAGGAGCCACAG GTACGAGTCATGTTCCTGACGTGGATGTTTCTGCTGTCTGCTCTTCCAAACG CGCTTTCCGCCGGCTCCATCTTCTGTCCGGACCCGGAGGCAGATCACATGACTG ATTGTCTTGGGCTGCGCTTCACCTGGATACACTCGGTCTTCGATAACTTCCCCTCCATGCTGAGCTTTGTGTCGAAGCTGCACTGTGCGACGGGGATTTGCCCACGTGACCTGGAAGATTATGGCTGCTCCTGCAGATATGTGGCAGCTGGAAACCCCATGGATGCTCTGGACGT GTGCTGCGAGGCTCACCGGCTGTGTTACCAGAACGCTGCCCCCTGCAGGCAGGAGCTGCCGCTCGCCCCGTACAACTTCAGCTGTCCAGCAGCTGCAAACACCAGCTGCG ATGCTGCTGATTTGTGTCAGCAGAGGTTCTGTGAATGCGACCGAGCCGCCATCGACTGCATGACTCAGAGCCCCTACAACTCAACGCTGAGAGGCCTCGCTGACACGTCCTGCTCAGCTACAAATCAAACAG TTTGGCAAAATGGGACCAAATCCATGACTCGTGCTgtggaggacgaggaggagagTGGATCAAAATCACTGATCAATACAG ATCTGCTCGGTGGCGTCGAGGAGACAGGTGAAGTCTTCAGAGCAGCAG ATGTTCTCCCAGTAGAAAACACCTCAGAAAGCTTTAATTTCTCCAGCTCGTTCTTCCTGTCAGCAG CAGTAACAACAGGCAGGGTGGATAACCAGAGTGACACCGAGGCCGTGGAGTACAACCTCAGCACTCCAGCACCGCTGATGCCTGCTG AGGAGCTTGAGGAAGGCACAGGAGGTGCAGCGGAGGTGGAAGAGGCAGAGATGACACACCTGAGTTATATCTCTAAAG TTCTGAATGAGAGCGCCACAGAGGAAGCACTCGAGCAGGAAGAGATAAATGGGGATCAGATGACCCACAATCCTCCAGCAATCAGCCGGG ATTCAGGTTTGCGCGTTCATGGTGAAGAGACGCCAACTGAAGCAGAATCCAAGCTGACCTCTTCACTGAGCTCTGCTGCTGAAATCACAGAGGTGAATGAAACAGGAACATCAGCGCCGCTCGATCACATTTTACCATCGACTCCTCCGAGAACTACAACTCCCAGAGAGCTGACATCAGCGGCTGTGGAAGAATCAGCCGAGACAG GTGTAATCTTAGCCTCAACAACAACCAACACGAGTCCTTCTGAGTCATCTGAGGAGGAAGGAAAtgggaaagaggaggaggacaaTGAAGAGGAGCAGGAGTCTGGTGAGCTCG TCTTTGATGTGCTCAAAACTACAACAatgacaacagcaacaacagcgTCAGCCACAAGGAAAACTCCTCACACAG ACTGGTTCACTCCTCAGAGGAGGGCGGTGCCGTTCTTCGCCTGGTCCCTGCTGGAGTCTGTTGGGCTGACCGACATACACTTGCAGCCAGACACCAAAG AATGCAGTCACTCCTTCAGCGTGTACGCCAGCGACGGTCAGTCCAGACGGGAGATGCCAGCGCTGGGGGAGATGCTCCACTGCCTGACGGGACGCTGCCCGCACGAGTACGAGATGTACGGCTGCTACTGCGGACAGGAGGGCGGCAGTCAGCCTCTGGATCAGCTGGACAG GTGTTGCTTCTTCCACCATTGCTGCCTGAAGCAGATCAGCTCGATGGGCTGCAGGCCGGAGAGGAAGCTCAAGGCTCAGATCTCCTGTGAGAACGCAAAACCACGAT GTCAGGGGGTCACTGTGTGCGACAAACTGCAGTGTGTATGCGACAAAACCACAGCAGAGTGCATGGCGGCCGCACACTTTAACCACAGTCTGCCGACGCCGCAGTGCCACGGGCCAACGCCCCCCTGCCGCCGAGCCAGCAGACCCCCCAAACCTCTGAGGTTCTCCCCCCAGTCCAGCGAGGAGTCGGACATGGAGGTCGGGGACGCCAGCAGTGAGGAGGACACGGCTGCAAACACACCTCCACCTCAGCAACCTCCTCACAG CCATGACAGCTCCGACCTGAAGGACAACGAGAAGTTGACTCCTTCTGCTGGATCACCCGGAGACGTGacacatcctcctcctctccctccccctCCTTCTCCTGCTGCCTCCAGTGAGGAGAGCGGGGAGCGACTGACACTCAGCGGGGTTCAAAACCAGAACCTGAGGCCGAGTGCAGGGCAGGGCCAGGGCCAGCAAccgggagagagaaaggaggaggagcaagagggaggagaggaagaggaggaggaaggtggaaaagaagaagaagtagaggaagaggaggaaacagagaaagaggaggaggaaaaatag